A window of Micromonospora sp. WMMC415 genomic DNA:
CATGGCCGGCTACCCTTGGACCGGCCCGCCTGCGACCCGGCACCGCGCCGCGGGCGGGAATGGCCCGGCGGACACGAACCGTTACACCAGAAGACAGCACCACGAACGAGGGGAAGACGATCATGGGCGAGCGCATGCTGCGCGGTAGCCGCCTCGGGGCGGTCAGCTACGAGTCCGACCGCAACACGGAGCTCGCGCCGCGTCAGACCCGCGAGTACCTGTGCGCCAAGGGCCACCAGTTCGAGGTGCCGTTCGCCGTCGACGCCGAGGTCCCCACGACCTGGGAGTGCAAGTTCGACGGCAGCGTTGCCCGCCTGGTCGACGGCAGCGAGCCGGAGCAGAAGAAGGCCAAGCCGCCGCGTACCCACTGGGACATGCTGCTGGAGCGGCGGTCGATCGCCGAGCTGGAGGACATCCTCGCCGAGCGGCTGCAGGAGGTCCGCACCCGCCGCGGTCGCGCCTGAGCGGCACCGGACACACGGCGCCCCCGGGGAGGAATCTCCCCGGGGGCGCCGTTTCGTGTGCGGTCAGCCCTGGCGGGGCTCGACGATCTCCCCCTCGATGGCCCGCCCGCCGTCGACCACGGTCGGCTCGGCGGTGGGCGGCGGCTGCGGCGTGCCACGGTGGACCCGGACCCGGCGCGGGCCGAACAGGTCACCGGCGACCATCGACGACACCCGGCGCTCCGTGGCGCGTTGCACCCCGGACCGGGCAAGCCGCCGCACCGGCGGCACCAGCAGCAGCAGGCCCAGCGCGCCGCTGAGCAGGCCCGGCGTGGCCAGCAGCAGCGCACCGGCCAGGCCGACGAGCCCGTCGGTGACCTGCCGGCCCGGCGGCTGCGCGGCCTGCGCGGCGGACCGGAAGCCCCGCCAGGCGCGCATGCCCTCGCGGCGCAGCAGCACCAACCCCAGCAGCGACGCGGCGAACACCGCCAGCACCGCCACTCCGAACCCGACGGCCCGCCCGACGGCCACGAACACCGCCAGCTCCGCGACGACCGCCAGCAACAGGGCCAACGGGACGAACCTCAGTCCTCGGCGCATCTCACCTCACCCGCTCGGTAGCGGCACCCCGAATGTCGGTCTCCGCCGGCTGTCGCCCGGCCCCGGGGGCGTCGTCCACGCCCATCCAGCATGACACGCACGCCACGGACCCGGCGACCGCCGCCCCGGGCTCGCTACGGCCACCGCACCTGGCCGGTGGGGGTGCCGTGCAGTCCCCGGCGTACGGCCTGCCGCCGGTCGGCCACCGCCCACCGGGTGACCCGCCACAGCGCCTCCGCCACGATCCGCGGGCTCATCTTGCTGCTGCCGTGTTCCCGCTCGGCGAACGTGATCGGCACCTCCACGATGCGGACACCGGCCCGGTGGGCGAGGTGGGCCAGCTCCACCTGGAACGAGTACCCCTGCGAACACACCGACCCCAGGTCGATGGCGTCCAGGGCGCTGAGCCGGTACACCCGGTACCCGCCGGTGGCGTCGGACACGGGCACGCCCAGGGCCAGCCGCGCGTACAGGTTGCCGCCGCGCGACAGCAGCAGCCGCCGCAGCGGCCAGTTGAGCACCCGCGCCCCGCGGGCCCACCGCGACCCGATCACCACGTCGGCGTCGCGGGCGGCGGCCAGCAGCGCCGGCAGGTCCTCCGGGGCGTGGGAACCGTCGGCGTCCATCTCCACCACGGCGTCGTAGCCGCGTTCGCGGGCCCACGCGAAACCCGCCAGGTACGCCGCGCCGAGGCCGCGTTCGCCCCGCCGGTGCAGGACGTGCACCCGCGGGTCGGTGCCGGCGAGGGCGTCGGCGACCGCCCCGGTGCCGTCGGGGCTGTCGTCGTCGGCGACGAGGACGTCCACCGCCGGCGCCGTCCGGCGCACCCGCCGCACGACCTGACGAAGGTTGTCCACCTCGTTGTAGGTCGGGATCACCACGAGCACCCGCCCCACCCCGGGGTGACCGGTCTCGTCGCCCACCGTCGCATTCCCCCTCCGCCGGGGTTCCGGCCGCCGCCCCGGCCACGGCCGGGGGCGTCAGCCGGCCCGGGGCGTCAGTCGCCCGCGGCGCGCTCCCGCCGGCGCCGTGTCCCGGCGACCGCGAGGGCCGCCACCGCCAGGGCGGTCAGCGCCACCTCCGGCCACAGTCCGACCCGGGTGGCCGGCGTGCGCCCGTCGGCGAGGCGCAGCTCGCGCACCACGACCGCGCGGGTGTTGAACCCGGTGGCGTCGCTTACCCGCCCGTCCGGGGAGACGAACCCGGACACCCCGACCGTGGAGGCCATCAGCGCCGGCCGGCCGTGCTCGACGGCCCGCAGCCGCACCATGGCCAACTGCTGGCGCGCCTCGGCCACGTCGAAGGTGGCGTTGTTGGTCTGCACCACCAGCAGCTGCGCGCCTGCGGTGACGGTGTCGCGGACGACCTCGTCGTAGGCGACCTCGAAGCAGATGACGTCACCGAGCACGGCGGGACCGGTCCGCAGCACGCCGGGCGTGCTGCCGGGCACGAAGTCGGACCGGACCCGGTCGACCTGCTCGCTGACCATGCGGGCGAGGTCGCGCATGGGCACGTACTCGGCGAACGGCACGGGGTGCCGCTTGGTGTACAGCTGCTCCAGGTCCGGGCCGGTGCCCGGCCGCCACAGCAGCCCCGCGTTGCGCACCTGCCCCGGACCGGGGCCGCGCAGCACCGCGCCGACGAGGATCGGCGCGTCGATCGCGTCGGCGGCCACCTGGATCCGGGCGCCGGCGCCCGCGTCGCGCAGCGGGTCGATGTCGCTGGAGTTCTCCGGCCACACCACCAGGTCGGGGCGGGGCCGGGCGCCGGCGGTGACCTGGGCGGCGAGGTCGACGGTGGCGTCGACGTGGTTGTCGAGCACCGCCTGGCGCTGGGCGTTGAAATCCAACCCGAGCCGGGGCACGTTGCCCTGCACGATCGCGACGGTCACCGGGTCGCCGCCAGCGGCGGCGCCGACCGGCACGAGCAGCCCACCGGCCGGTACGGCCAGCGCGGCGGCGGCCACCACGGCGACCGGCGCCCACCGCCGCTCGCCGGCCGGCCGGCGGCGCGGCTCCTGCCACCACCAGGCGGCGGCGACGAGGAACCCGCCGGTCAGCGCGACCGCGAAGGTGACCAGCGGCGCGCCGCCCAGCGCGGCCAGCCGCAACAGCGGGGAGTCGTCCTGGCTGAACGCCAGCCGGCCCCACGGGAACCCGCCGAACGGGGTGCGGTCGCGCAGCGCCTCCTGCGCCACCCACAGCAACCCGGTCAGCGCGGGCCACGCCCACCGGACACGGTCGGCGAGGGGGGACACCCAGGCGGTGGCCGCGCCGAGCAGCGCCAGGTAGCCCGCCTGCAGCAGCGACAGCAGCACCCACGGCAGGTAGCCGGTGTGCAGGTTGGTCCAGCTGAGCATCGGCGCGAACAGCGCCACCCCGGTCAGGAAGCCCAGCCCGGCGCCGGCGCGCAACCGCCGTCGGTGCGCCGCCGCGGCCAGCAGGGCCACCCCGAGCGGCGCGAGCGGCCACAGCCCGTACGGGGGGAACGCGACCAGCATCGCCGCTCCCCCGGCGACCGCCGCCGCCACGGCCACCGGCAGCGGCAGCGGGCGGGGCGGCGCCACGGCGGGACGCGTCCGCGCGGCCTGCTCCTGGGTCGTCTCCACGGTCGTCACCGGCACCTCACCACGATCACGGGCCGAAGGCTACCCGCCCATGTTGATCCACTCGGAGTCCGTGGCGGTGGGTGTCGCGTACGTCCCGGCCGACCGGTTGCCCGGAGAAACGAAATCGGGGCGCGGCTCGCGCCGCGCCCCGATGCTCCCAGGCCCTTCCCGGCCGGTGGGGCGAGGATGCGGCGCGCCGACCTTCGGACCGACCCGGCGCTGGACTGGCTGCCCCCGCCTGGCCGTTGTCTACTGGCCGTGCCCCTCATCCTGCCCGTACACCGGTAACCGCGGCCGGTTCGCGCCGCCCCGCCGACCCCCGCCCGCTGGACCTGGCCGCCGCGACGAAATGCTCGTGTCGCTCGGCCAGCGGACGAAGGGACGAAGCGAACAACAGCCGCTTCCCGTAGTAGGACTCAAAGACGGTACGTGCTCCCCCCGGGGCGCTGTCAACCCACCCCCGACGAGTCGCGGAGGCCACACCGGCGTGTCGTGTCGGCGAGTCCCGTCGCCCGGCGCTGGGGTGGCGTTCAGCTGAGGTTCACACCGCATCCGGTGACGGCCGTCGCCGCCGCTCCTAGCGTCGGGGCCGACGCACCCGAACACTGGAGGTCGATGTGACACCTGTGCACGGAACGGACCGGCGGGGACTGCTGCGCGGCGGGGTGACCGCCGCGGCGCTGGCGGCGCTCGGCCCGCTGGACGCCCTCGGCGCCCGCACCGCCGGCGCCGCCCCCCTGTCCAAGCTGCCCGCCAGCCCCGACTACGGCCCGCTGTACCCGGTGAAGGACGCCGCCACCGGGTTGGAGCTGCTGCGCCTGCCCCGCGGCTTCGAGTACGTGAGCTACGGCTGGACCGGTGACCTGATGTCCGACGGCATCCGCACGCCCGGCGCGCACGACGGCATGGCCGCGTTCCGCCGCCCGGACGGCCTCGTGTCGCTGGTCCGCAACCACGAACGCGGCGGCTACACCGGCGCGTTCACCACTCCCGCCTACAACCCGGCCGCCACCGGCGGCACGACGACGGTGGTGTTCGACCCGGACGCCGGGCAGTTCCTCGGCTCGTGGGCGACGCTGTCCGGGACGATCCGCAACTGCGCCGGCGGTCCCACCCCGTGGGGGACGTGGCTGACGTGTGAGGAGACCACCGAGGTCGGCCCGGACGGCACCCGCCACGGGTACGTGTTCGAGGTGCCGCACACCGGCAAGGGCGACCCGCGTCCGCTGCGGCAGATGGGCCGGTTCAGCCACGAGGCGGTGGCCGTGGACCCGGCGACCGGCATCGTCTACCTCACCGAGGACGCCACCCCGTCGGGCCTGTACCGGTTCCTGCCCGCCAGCCGGGGCGAGCTGGCCGCGGGCGGGGTGCTG
This region includes:
- a CDS encoding RNA polymerase-binding protein RbpA; amino-acid sequence: MGERMLRGSRLGAVSYESDRNTELAPRQTREYLCAKGHQFEVPFAVDAEVPTTWECKFDGSVARLVDGSEPEQKKAKPPRTHWDMLLERRSIAELEDILAERLQEVRTRRGRA
- a CDS encoding FxsA family protein, whose amino-acid sequence is MRRGLRFVPLALLLAVVAELAVFVAVGRAVGFGVAVLAVFAASLLGLVLLRREGMRAWRGFRSAAQAAQPPGRQVTDGLVGLAGALLLATPGLLSGALGLLLLVPPVRRLARSGVQRATERRVSSMVAGDLFGPRRVRVHRGTPQPPPTAEPTVVDGGRAIEGEIVEPRQG
- a CDS encoding polyprenol monophosphomannose synthase; the protein is MGDETGHPGVGRVLVVIPTYNEVDNLRQVVRRVRRTAPAVDVLVADDDSPDGTGAVADALAGTDPRVHVLHRRGERGLGAAYLAGFAWARERGYDAVVEMDADGSHAPEDLPALLAAARDADVVIGSRWARGARVLNWPLRRLLLSRGGNLYARLALGVPVSDATGGYRVYRLSALDAIDLGSVCSQGYSFQVELAHLAHRAGVRIVEVPITFAEREHGSSKMSPRIVAEALWRVTRWAVADRRQAVRRGLHGTPTGQVRWP
- a CDS encoding PhoX family phosphatase, coding for MTPVHGTDRRGLLRGGVTAAALAALGPLDALGARTAGAAPLSKLPASPDYGPLYPVKDAATGLELLRLPRGFEYVSYGWTGDLMSDGIRTPGAHDGMAAFRRPDGLVSLVRNHERGGYTGAFTTPAYNPAATGGTTTVVFDPDAGQFLGSWATLSGTIRNCAGGPTPWGTWLTCEETTEVGPDGTRHGYVFEVPHTGKGDPRPLRQMGRFSHEAVAVDPATGIVYLTEDATPSGLYRFLPASRGELAAGGVLQMLVIPTADGSSYSTYADGTGTQYRDLTWVTIDNPDYAPGEVPPVLQGVTKGAAVFRRLEGAWYGNERVYIVSTSGGPAGQGQVFEYDPAAERMRVLFASPDAAVLNNPDNICVSPRGGIVLCEDGSSGEYLHGLTTDGEIFPFALNQVVVPAGGVAGKSVPAGDYSGSEWCGSTFEPKNGNWLFVNVQSPGITFAITGPWRRGSL